The Vibrio toranzoniae sequence CTTTTAGACCATAAATGCTTTTCTGCCTTTTGCAAACTAACGCTAAGCTAAGTAGTGAGCAACGTAATACGAAGCCACCGCATAACACCTTAAATACATAAATCAACGCATACTAAAAATGCCACGCGTTGCGAATCTGTCTTAAGCGCTTTGTTAGTTTGCCACCGCGAGAAAGCCAGAGGTTTAGCGCCAAGGTGCTGAATTGGTTATGAAACTACTGGCTTTGAACACAAAAGTAAAACGGGCAGCTCAGAATTAAAACCCAACCGACAAAACGTACTTGACTAAGAAGCGACATACCACAAATAACCACGGTTTGAAGCGCTTTAACTGGCAAAGGATTCGTTCGACCAGCCTGACAACCAAATATGACCAAGCCATTTGTTAGCGAAATGAGCCGCCAAGAAAAAGAAAACGCACCAAAGAACTAACAACAATGTTAGAACCAGTAAGTGACTAACGCACCGCAAACGCTTCCAATATAGTGCCACCGGAAAGTTCGTGAGATTGAAAAACGAACAGGTGAATAGCTAGAACGTAGAACAAAGCTTTTAGACCACAAACGCTTTTCTGCCCTTTGCTAACTAACAGTTATTAGACAGAAAAATTCTGTACTTATAATACAGAACTTTTATATCTAGTACCTTAATAACATAAACCATATCCCATTTTTATGAAAAATAACAGTAGCTTAAATACTACAACCCTAAGCCTTCATCCCACAATGCAGATTTTTTCTATATAGTATGAGTTGATATGCCAAACTGCAGTTTATGTATATATAACCAGTAAAAGCTTAATGAAAAAATCACCATTTTTATCGCACATACAAGAATATATGCTTGGGAGAAACTATGCTCTTCGTACAACCGAAGCGTACATTTATTGGATCCACCAATACATTCTTTATCATGACAAAATACACCCAAAACGCTTAACCTCTAGGCATGTAGAGGATTTCCTAACGCACCTTGTTGTTGACAAAAAATCAGCAAAGAAAACACAAAGTCTGGCACTCAATTCACTAGTATTTTTATACAAAGAAATCATTCAAAAACCCATAGATCTTGATATGCAGTTTCGACGTTCAGACAAGTCCAGAAAATTGCCCACGATTATGACTCCAGAAGAAATTGGAAGGTTATTCAGTCACTGCTCACCTAATTACAAATTGGCTTACCAATTAATGTATGGGTCAGGCTTGCGTTTAATGGAATGCGTACGTTTACGCATACAAGATATCGATTATGAATATAAATCCGTACGTGTATGGCAAGGTAAAGGAGGCAAAAACCGCATAGTTACAATAGCTCCAGAACTTTTCCCAGCAATCAAACATCAACAACAGGTATCTACGAGTTATTATCAACAAGACGTGAATGACGAAACTTTTTCTGGTGTATACCTCCCTGAGGCTTTAGCTAGAAAATATCCAAATGCAGAAACGAATTTAAATTGGCAATTTCTCTTTCCTTCTAATCGTTTGTCGTCAGATTTACAAACAGGCGAGATACGTAGACATCATATTCACCCAACAGCGCTGCAAAAGCACATTAAGGTCGCTGGCCAAAAAGCGAACATTGATAAAAATATCTCATGCCATACCTTAAGACACTCATTTGCTACACACCTTCTTCAAAGTGGTGCGGATATTAGAACCGTTCAAGAACAACTAGGACACTGTGATTTAAAAACAACTCAAATATATACTCACATCATTGATAGAGGGGCCAATGGCGTTATTAGCCCGCTATCAAAAATATTCGTCAAATGATGCTTTTACCGACGGAAGCACCTACACCCAAAGCATCTCGAAGAAACTCGTAACGCTAAAGTTCCCTAATCTAATAATGCTGAACCTTAATCTACACGTCTCAATTTGTAAAAGATCAGTATTTTGGAGTCATAACATCGAGATTAGATAGTAAAATTGTCACCATAGAAAAGATATTTCCTTTGGTAAGAGTGGCTTATGATGCATACTAGTGGCTTTTAAAGGGGTCATCGCGGCTTTCCGGGGAAAGCCGCTTTTATCTTCAAGAAGAAGTAGTCTGTATCTCGATACCCATACCCCATTCGCTTGATTAACTTTATTTTGTTGTTTATCCCTTCCAATGTGCAGGTGTTGAGCGGATAACTTGCCGATGCGATAATACCGTGAAGATAAGGCCTCAGTTTTCGTGCGAACTCTTTCAATGGCTTAATTCCACTCTCTTGCACTTGTGCCCACCATACCTCCCAGAGCCCCTTAGCATGTGCTTCTGATTCACAATACCAAAGCTCTTTGAGTTGTGAACCGAGTATATAAGTGGTCATTAAGTCCTTATTGATATTCAATATTTCGGTAAGGTAGCTATCTTGCCGTGGATTTAAGTTGCTTCTATTTTTCAACAATACCCAGCGTGAGCGCTTGACCCATTGCCTCGTTTTTTTATCCTGCTTGAGTTTGTTGGCTTGGTCGACTCTGACTCTATCCATCACCTCACGACCGAACTTAGCAACAACATGGAATAAGTCGTAAACGATTTTTGCGTTCGGGCAGTGTGCTTGAACTTCAAGGTCAAAAGCCGTATTCATGTCCATCGCGACCGCTTCGATATTGTTGCCATGCTTGCCTAACTGCTCGAAGAACGGTCGTATGTCCTTGCGGCTACGGCCTAACCCTATCCAAATGACTTGGTGAGTCTTAGCATCAGCGATAACTGTGGCATATCGGTGCCCTTTAAAGATGGCGAAGTCGACGTTTATCTATCTCTTTAATGGTGTGCCAATGAACGCTCGTTAACTGGGAGATATGCTTAATGGGAAGAAGAGGCAGTAGTTGTTCTATATAGCTTTTTAGGCGCTTCGTTATACGAGCATAAGGCTCCAACCAAGATAGAGACTCTGTTTTTATGCCGCAGTCATGGCATTTAATCCTTCGAGTTTGAACGGAAAGTTCAACAGGAACATTGAACAACATGGCCTCTTTCACATGACGCCATTGATACTCATGGATAGCCTCGGCTTCAAGACCGCAAAGGCATTTAGCCTCAGAGTTCGGTTTAAGAGTCAGTGTAATAAGTGATGCTGTCTGGTGAGACTTTACTATTTTAAAGCCTTCCCAGAATGAAGATAGGAAAGTATGATTCGGCATGAAAACGGTAGTTTGTGTATGATTTTTGTTTGGCGACTAAACCATATCACTTACTACCGTTTTTGTTTTTAGTTCCCGCTAATCCGCGATGAACCTTTTAAAGGGGGGATAGTCAATGAAAAAGAACGGCTTTACACTTCTTGAGCTTGTTGTCGTAATTGTAATTCTCGGAATAATTGCTGTGACCGCTGCTCCTAGATATCTAAATATTAGTACCGATTCTCATGTAGCTGTTGTGAAAGGAACGGGCGCATCTTTTAAAACAGGTGTCGACTTTGCTTATTCAAAGTTAATGGCAACGAATGGCGGTGGCCCTGCAACCAATATTCCTATTTACGATGACTCCGCTACTGGACAGCTTGATTTCAATGAATGGGGGTACCCAGCCCAGCAGTGGCATTTAGAGGAAGACTTTCCAAGGTTAGACAATATCGATGATTGCATATCAGTCTGGGATGCGCTATTCGCAGACCCACCAAGTATTTCTAGCTTTAATTCTCCTACAGATACAGACTATATCGCTGAATACATTCAAACCGATCAATGTCGCTACCATTACAGGACAGTTCCAGAACTCTCCATTTATTATAACTCAATGACTGGTGAGGTTATTATAGACGATGAGCCCAATAACTGAGCCTTAGATGGTATAGTGTTGAGCTACTATAGTTAGTAACCGCGTCCAATAAAAATACCACATGTTAAAAGTTAATATTTGGGAACAAGTGTTATATCTAGTTCGTCTATTGGCAATTAACCAGCATTTTGTATTAGCGCAAAACCTACTACTTTGTAACTATATGTTTCATTGACTATTTTCATGATTACGCAAGTACGTTAGACAAACTTAAACCACCTCACAAAACACTTGAGATCTGATACAAAAGTGAAAAAAGTACGATCTTTCTTATCACTATTTTGTATACATAAGTAATATCAACGATCTCAATTAGCCGTGGCCATTAATTGAGCAATTGCTTTCACTTTTTGAAGTCTGTATCGTTTCCTTATGCACATGATCACTTAAGGATTGATGACAATGGACAAGCTACTAACGAGCGTGATGGAGAAAAAACAGAGAACAATCGTAACAAGTCTATTCGCACTGAGCGGATTTAAAATAGCAGCAACAGACTTTGATGATGTGACTTTTGAGCGTGAAGACGTAACTGTTAATGTTCATTTTGATTTGTCTTCAAATGTAGTATCAATTTCGGTTTTAAATAATTAAGAAAACAGTCTCATTATTGATAGTGAGTCATAAACAATGTGACTCACTATTTATTTTAATTAATTTGACACCAAACACTCTACTCTTCCCCCTTCTGATGTTTGTGATAAGTCATACTTATATCCATATTCAAAACACAACTGAGTTATCGAGTTTTCTAAAAGCTTAGCTGTTCAATGTGAGCGCTAGAACATAAAATAAAAAGCCAGCGTCGGAATAAGACTGCTAGCTTTTTAATGATTAACTTTATCGTTTCCTGACTGAGTATTATAGCGTTTCTTTGATGCTCACAAACACCAAAGAAAGTACTCACTTAGTCTGAACTAATACAATTAAACGTTGTTATAGTGCTGCTTTCTTGGCTTCTTCAATCCAACCATCAAACATGCTTTGGTTCGCTTTAATCCAGCCGTTCACGTGTGCTTCGATATCAGCAGAGCTGTTTTTACCCTTGCTCATCATCATGTTCTGTGCACTTACATCATTGATGTTAAGCTTGATGATTTCGAAAAGCTTAGCCGCGGATGGATTATTTTTTGCAAACTCTTTATTCGCGATAATACGCATTGAGTTCATTTGGAAGCCATAGTTCTTACCGTTAGATAGCGTAGTATCAACATCAGAACGATCACCAGGAAGTGAAGAAAATGGAACTTCTAACCAAACTACATCTTCATTTGGAACCAATACACCACTCACCCAATACGGTGTCCACGTGTAGTATAGAATTGATTCACCCTTTTGGTAGCGCGAAATGGTATCAGCAATGATGGCAGCATAGTTACCTTGATTATGAGTAACCGTATCATCCAGTTTAAATGCTGAAAGTTGGTGCTCAATAACCGTCTCACAACCCCAACCTGGGTTACAGCCCGTTAGATCAGCTTTACCATCTCCATTTGCATCAAACAGTTTCGCAATTTTTGGATCGGTTAGTTGACCAATATTCGTAATGTTATACTTTTCTGCCGTTTTCTTATCAATCAAGTAGCCCTGAGCTGCACCGCTGACATATTGACCTTCACGATAAAACTTATCATCGCCACCTGCCATTTTGTATTTATCATCATGAAGTGGAAACCAGCCTACTGATAGGAATGTGGCGTCACCTTTTGCGATCGAGGTATAACCTACGTTGTAGTCCACTTCTTGCGTCGATTTCACGTCATAGCCAAGTTCTTCTAAAGCACGATTAACGATCAAAGTTTGGAATGTTTCTTCCGCTACAGACGATTGAACAGGTTGAACGGAGATACCTTCACCCGGTAAGCTTGCTGCCCAAACATTTGTTGATACGGCTAATGTAGAAACGATGCTAACAGCTAATTTGCTCTTCCATGAATTATTCATTAGTGTTTTTCCTTGATTGTAGTTTTGATTGGTTACCGCGATTTAAAGCGTTAAGTAAAATGGAAACAGGTCCCATACGGTACCAGCGTAGTTTTGTATCACCTGCATTAACCCCTAAAACTTGAGTAATTCGATCAAGTAGGATTGCAAGAATAACAATGCCTAAGCCACCGACAGCAGCAAGCCCCATATCTAAACGACCGATACCTCTCAGTACCATTTGGCCTAAACCGCCTACTGCGATCATTGACGCTATAACAACCATAGACAGCGACAACATGAGTGTTTGGTTTACACCTGCCATTATAGTTGGCAAGGCGAGCGGCAGCTGAATGCGATAAAGCATTTGCTTTTTATTGGCACCGAACGAATGTCCCGCTTCAATCAATTCTTCCGGTACCTGTTGGATACCCAAGATGGTCAAACGTACCACTGGTGGTAATGCAAATATGATCGTTACCACTACGCCCGGCACGTTACCAATACCAAATAACATAACGATGGGTACCAAATAAACGAAAGCAGGCGTGGTTTGCATCGCATCGAGAATTGGACGCACAAATTTAGCGGCAGTATTACTTCGGGCCAACCATATACCCATTGGTAAGCCGATCAATAAACAGAAGAATACCGATGTCATAACCAGTGAAAGAGTGGTCATCGCTTCAGACCAAGCGCCAATCAAGCCAATAAAAGTAAGGGATACTGCAGTCGCAACACCAAGCTTGAGGTTTGAAAACTGCCATGCAACCAAAAACAAAATGATCAGCATGAATGGTGCAGGTGTAGACACAAGTGCCGTTTCAAATGAACTTAAAATGAAATCGATAGGTATACGTACTGCCTGAAATAATGGTCGACCATGTTCAACTAGCCAATTCAATCCAGATTCAACCCAATTATCAACTGGCAACACTGCTTCCGCAAATGGGTTTAGTGGATCAAAAGGTGCAGTCTCTACTGTTTCACTGCTTAACCAATCAGCCGATGGTGATGTATCACTTGCTTGACCCCATGGGTCACTTGCAGGTTGATCTGATGGTTCTGATTTAGTGGATTGTGACCACGGGTCATTATCTATTTGTTCTGACGACATGCTCTACCCCTTATCCAATGTTTGTAGCAGTCGTGATTTAGTTACCACGCCAAAGTAAGTACCTTTATCGTCGACGACAGGAACGGAGTAAGGAACACCGCCAACAAGGCCAAGTACGTCGTTGATTGGTAAATCCGGGTTAAGAGTTAAGCCATCATCTAATTGAGCACTAACTAATGACTTATTTTCTTTGTGTGCTTTACGAAGAGACTCAACAGAAACAATGCCGGAGTAGTGACTGCTCTTATCAATAACGATGCCGTATTCACGGTCGTTATCCATCAATATCTGTAATGCGGAGGCTGGGCCGTCATGTTCTGACTTCTTAAATACCGCCGCAGGTTTCTTGCGAGCAATATCTTTGACGGTCAATGCACTCGCCACATTAACACCTCGGAAAAAGGCTTCAACATAGTCATTAGCAGGGCTATTTAAGATCTCGTCTGGTGTACCAACTTGAACCACCTCACCATTTTGCATAATCGCAATTCGATCGCCGATTCTCATTGCCTCATCAAGATCATGGGAAATAAAAACAATCGTACGCTTGTCGTCATTTTGCAGTCGGATTAGCTCGTCTTGCATTTCAGTACGAATCAAAGGGTCGAGTGCAGAAAACGCTTCGTCCATTAATAAAATGTCAGGGTCACAGGCGAGAGCACGAGCCAAACCAACGCGCTGTTTCATCCCACCAGACAATTCATCTGGATAAGATTCTGGATATGGGCCAAGGCCAACTCGTTCTAGTGCTGTAAATGCTGACTGTTTTCGTATATCGGCTTCCACACCTGCTAGCTCAAGGCCAAAAGCTGCGTTCTCGATCACCGTCATATGTGGCATCAAGGCGAAATTTTGGAAAACCATAGAGATGTTATTACGGCGAACTTCGCGGAGTCTATCTTCTGAGATGTGGGCAATATCTTTGCCTCGAAGAAGCACATTGCCCTTGGTAGGTTCAATCAAGCGGTTAAGAAGGCGTACTAGGGTTGATTTGCCAGATCCTGACAATCCCATTATGACGAAAATTTCACCTTCTTGAATACTCAAAGAAACATCGTTAACACCGATCGTTAGCCCTGTCTCTTCGAAAACTTTGTCTTTATCCGCACCTTCATCAATCATTGAAAAAGCACGATCAGTGTCTTCACCAAACACCTTGTACAGTCCCTTAACTTCCAGTATGGGATCCATGTAATCTAATCCTTTCTTAGTTTTTTTAAGCTTAAAAACGGCTATTTAAGATTAAAAGTAGTTTATTTAAACCCGGAAAACAATTAGCACTCTAATCAATTGCCTGGTAAGGATCAAGAGATTCTATACTGTAAAAAATTCTGTTAAGACTATAATCAACCATAAAAAAACCAATTCAACATCAACTTAAAACAACATAATATATTGATATTTATATAAAATTAAAAAAACAATAAACCTTATAAATTATGTGTCAACGGCTAAAAGATTATTGAATGTTTATTTAAAACTTGAGTGAACAATAAAGTCCACAAACCAAGAACAAAGAAAATAGTTCGTACACAAATCATTAGAATGCGAACTATTTATCAAAATTTCAGAGCCAGAGATTCACTTTGTTCAATGGATAAATCAAAGGCAGAATAAAACAAGACCACGGCTCTCCATCACCGGCTAAAACAAGCTTGGAGAAACTGGTAGCCTCTAGTTTGCCTTAGAATGATCTAACGACCTTTAACAAAGAACAATATTCTCTCCCCTATTTCCAGCCTGGGAGCCAATTTTGATTATCAATGAGGTCTCGCCAATTGATGTCTTCTTCTCGTTTGGTCATTACCGCCTCTATCATGCAGCGCACTACCTCCCCTTCATCAAATTCGACTTCTGTGACCATAAAGTGCTTTTCTTTCTTCACAGGACTTACGGCTGTCCATTTGCTACGAAATAACTTCTTTGGGTTGATCCGATTCATGGGATTCTCTCTTGCTTTGATGTCGTTGATTATTATGAGTTGTCTACTCGACACACAGTAATAGTCTTTCCACCGCAAAAAAGATCATAAAAAAAGCCAGCGGCTAGGCTGGCTTCGTTCAATTAGCTATTTCTCGTTAAAGATTAACCATTTTTAGGTGGATCAAATGCCGTCAGTTCTAATACTGGGCCTGTGTATTTTTCAATTTTCACAAGCGCAGAGTTCGCCGCACAACCATTCGCCAAACGAGAGGTCGGAATATCCAACGTAAGTACGTTACAGCCGCCGTTTTTACATAGGCCTGTATCTTTATCTAAATCTGGCCAACCGCCTTCATGGATACATACAGAGCCTTGTTTGATGCCATCAGTCACTAATGCACCAACCAATACTTGGCCACGACCATTGTGTGCACGAACCAAATAACCCGTTTTAATACCACGCGCTTTTGCGTCTTCAGGGTGAATTGAAATCGGCTCGCGGTCTGCGATCGCGTACTCTTCACGAATCTTGGCGTAGTTGAACTGACTGTGTAGACGGTGCGCGGCGTGCGCTGTCATCAATTGCAGTTCACCATCTTTTGCATTGCCGGTGTACTCTGTTGGCTCTAACCAAGTAGGGTGCGCCGGACAATCGTCTAGTTGGTAACCTTCAATCGTTCTTGAAAAAATCTCGAACTTGCCACTCGGTGTACCTAGTGGGTTCATGATTGGGTTCTCACGGAAATCTGCGTAACGAACGAACTGTGCATTCTTCTCGTTCCACTTCATCTCAATCAGTTGGTTATCTTCCCAGAACTTGCTGAAGTTAGGCATTACGATGCGCTGACCACGACCGCCTTGCTGTGCGGTTTTGTAGAAACCGTACAGCCATTCCATTTCGGTCTTGCCTTCGGTGTACACATCACGGCCACCTGGGGCAAGTAACTCAGACATGTCCGCAAACACATCGAAGTCATTACGCGCTTCACCTTGAGGTTCGACTACTTTCTTCATTGGCACTAGGTGTTGGTTACTGTAGTCACCTGTCATCGTCATATCATTACGTTCAAACGATGTAGTAATTGGCAACACAATATCCGCGTGTTTAGCTGCTGCTGTCCAGTAAGGTTCTGAGATAACAATCAGCTCAGGTTTTTGCCACGCTTTAATCAAGCGATTGGTATCTTGGTGGTGAGTAAAGTTCGCACCGCCTGCCCACCAGATCATTTTGATCTCTGGGAACGTTAGGTTGTGACCATTGTGATGGTAGCTTGAACCCGGATTTTCTAGCGCTTCAACAATACGCGCGACAGGGAATGCGTTCACAGATCCTGAAACTGCCCAGTCGTTACCCGCCGAAGAACCACCGCCAAGAGACGCTGAAATCGCAGGAAGTACACCTGCATCACGAGCAGGGTTACCGCCGTTTGAGTAGTGGTAAGAAAGACCGAAACCACCACCAGGTAAGCCAACTTGACCTAGCATTGTCGCTAGCGTAACCAACATCCAGTGACGTTGTTCACCGTATTGTTGACGCTGCATACCCCAGCCAGACATCAGTATAGTACGGTTCTTACTGAAGATATCAGCAAGTAGCTCAAGCTGCTTCACTGACACACCACAGATCTCAGACGCCCACTCAGCAGATTTTTCAACGCCGTCTTCTTTGCCCATTAGGTAAGCTTCGAATACGTCATAACCTGTTGTGTATTTGCCCAAGAATTCTTTGTCGTGTTTACCCTGCTTCACTAATGTGTGCGCAATACCCATCATCATGGCTACGTCAGTCATTGGGTGCGGAGCAATCCACTCTGCGTTGTCGCCAAAGAACTCGATAGTCTCAGAACGCATTGGATCAATCGCGATCACTGTCTTGCCCGATTTCTTCAACTGGTGGAAGAATTCAAGACCCGCACAGTCCGTTGAGCTCCAAGCGATCTTCAAGGTATTGATTGGGTTTAGACCCCAAAGTACCACCACATCACTGTGCTCAAGGATGACTGGGTAAGTCGTTTGTTGTTCATACACTTCAATCGAACCCACCACGTGCGGCATGATGACCTGCGCAGCACCTGTTGAGTAATCACCTAAGTGACCAGAGTAACCACCAGCCATGCTCATGTAACGTTGTAGAAGTGTTTGCGCTTTATGTAGCACACCACTTGAACGCCAACCGTAAGAGCCTGCGAATACCGATTCTGCACCGTACTCTTTACGAATACGTGAGTGTTGTTGATGAATCAGTTTATACACTTCATCCCAAGAGATGCGAACAAACTCATCGCTACCACGTACACCTTCAGGTGCAGATGGGTTAGCCAAGTAGCCTTTACGAACCATAGGGTATTTAACACGCGCTTTGGTGTGTACTTGGTCAGGGCCTGTAGTTTGTAGGCTGTTTGGAACGGTTTGTGCCAGTGCATTCGTGGTCGACACTAACTTACCATCTTTCACTTCACACAGCATTGGTCCCATACGGCCTGATGTTAGAACACCAGAACCGCGCTTGTCAGAAGCCATTGCGCTCATCGGCGTCAAGGATGTGAATGCCAACGCACCAGCAGTGATACCTGTGCCTTTCATAAATCCACGACGGGTCATATTAGTCATAATTTTATCCTTCTAATTCTCTTTAGTGACCAACAACGTCTTTCGCGTGGTTTTGGAAGTACTTAGTCAGCAGCTCAAGGTTTTGCTCAGAAATGTCGGTACGGTCGCCCATACTTTTCGCAACAGGTCCCCAAGCGTTCACAGTGAAGTGGTTTGAAGGAATCTTCGCGTGACACGTTGCACAATAAACATTGTCCAACTCTTCTGCATAAGACCAGATTGGGTCTAGGGTATCGACAACTGGGTCAGTAATGTCACCCGTTAACGCCACTGAACGCCACTCGTTACCGTAAGCATCGGCTTTGTATTCACCAGTAGTCAGTGCTTCTTGACCTTTGTCTGTCAGTGTCGCAACGATTGCACGTTGACCTTCACCGAAGTAAAGCACTTGTTCTGCACCTTTCATTTGGAACGCATTCAGAGTCACCGTACGGTTATCGCCTTCAGCTTTAACGACTTCAAGTTCAGCCGTTGGGTTTACGCTACCGAACTCGCCCATTGCGATATCGGTTACTGGGTAAACCACCTTCGCATCTGCTGGCGTGTTTTTGGTAAAGGCAATCAGAGTATCGAAGGCTTTGCTGTCTAGCTGAGCTTCAGGGGCAAAGTGCGCGACGCCTTTATGACAATCTATACACGTTTGGTTGTTCTCTTTACCGTAAGCGTGCATTTTCGCCGCATCACGAGATTGCTCGAACTCTTCCATTGCATCGAATTCGTGACAAGAGCGACACGTCGCTGAGTCATTCTCACGGAATTGAGCCCATACTGTTTCAGCCATCTCTTCACGGTGTGCTTCGTATTTCTCAGGCGTGTCGATCTTACCTGTGATGAATTCGTGGTAGATGTCTTTAGACGCTCTTACTTTGGTGATCACATAGTCAATCGGATCCGTTGGGATGTGGCAATCGGCACATTCAGCTCGAATGCCTTTTGCGTTACTGAAGTGAACTGAACCTTGATACTCTTTGTGGGGTGCTTCCATCGTGTGGCAAGAAACACAAAACTCAGTGCTCGATGTATAGTGCATAACGGCTGCAGTTCCCCCTAAGGTTAACCAGCCAATACCTATACCAACCGCCGCTATTAGTGCGATATAACGTTTTTTATTGTCATAATTCTTAATCATCTTCAACAATTGGTTACAATTGAGATCAGAATAATACTTTAGGGGTAGATCTGTTTGATTTGGATCATAAATCGCAACCTGAGGAACAGAAATTGAACCTTTCTGAGAGCTCACGGTCACTTTGAAAAATTAGCCCCCTCAAAACCTAATCACCTACAAAATACAAGACTACACTTAAATGTTGATTATTGATTAATCTAATATCAACGATACAAAACGGCTTTCTAAGTCAAAGAAGTAAATTGTAAATCTAATACAATATCGGCTAACTCTTTTCATAAGCTCTTCACTCCATGAACCAAACAGAATTCCAGCAAAAAATAGCGAGTTTCACCTCCATCGAACAAGCGCTTGATTACTTTGAAATTGGGTTTGATAGCAAGTTCATCGACCAGAACAGAATCGAACTGGTCAAACGATTTAATGGTTATCTGATTCTTGCGAAACCTGATGATTGGTTTTCTGGACGAAGAGCATTGAAAAACGCTTACTGCAAGGTGCAACGTAGTAAGTTAGATCGCCACACACGCTCTGCCTGTCGTGGGTGTACCACTTGCCAGCGCCGATAATTGGAAAGTTAGTTGTTCAAAAGAAAGTTGGTTGTTCAAAAATAGACAACGAAAAAGTAGATAGTTGAAATAACATCTCATTACGATTTAGTTAGTGGTTTGCTCGAAAAAAAGTGTGCTAGTCTTACGGCAACTCAACTACGAGATAAAAACTACAATGAAAATTTTCAGCAACTTCGAAAGCGGCAACATTCACGTCGTTTC is a genomic window containing:
- a CDS encoding integron integrase, translated to MKKSPFLSHIQEYMLGRNYALRTTEAYIYWIHQYILYHDKIHPKRLTSRHVEDFLTHLVVDKKSAKKTQSLALNSLVFLYKEIIQKPIDLDMQFRRSDKSRKLPTIMTPEEIGRLFSHCSPNYKLAYQLMYGSGLRLMECVRLRIQDIDYEYKSVRVWQGKGGKNRIVTIAPELFPAIKHQQQVSTSYYQQDVNDETFSGVYLPEALARKYPNAETNLNWQFLFPSNRLSSDLQTGEIRRHHIHPTALQKHIKVAGQKANIDKNISCHTLRHSFATHLLQSGADIRTVQEQLGHCDLKTTQIYTHIIDRGANGVISPLSKIFVK
- a CDS encoding prepilin-type N-terminal cleavage/methylation domain-containing protein; the encoded protein is MKKNGFTLLELVVVIVILGIIAVTAAPRYLNISTDSHVAVVKGTGASFKTGVDFAYSKLMATNGGGPATNIPIYDDSATGQLDFNEWGYPAQQWHLEEDFPRLDNIDDCISVWDALFADPPSISSFNSPTDTDYIAEYIQTDQCRYHYRTVPELSIYYNSMTGEVIIDDEPNN
- the proX gene encoding glycine betaine/L-proline ABC transporter substrate-binding protein ProX — translated: MNNSWKSKLAVSIVSTLAVSTNVWAASLPGEGISVQPVQSSVAEETFQTLIVNRALEELGYDVKSTQEVDYNVGYTSIAKGDATFLSVGWFPLHDDKYKMAGGDDKFYREGQYVSGAAQGYLIDKKTAEKYNITNIGQLTDPKIAKLFDANGDGKADLTGCNPGWGCETVIEHQLSAFKLDDTVTHNQGNYAAIIADTISRYQKGESILYYTWTPYWVSGVLVPNEDVVWLEVPFSSLPGDRSDVDTTLSNGKNYGFQMNSMRIIANKEFAKNNPSAAKLFEIIKLNINDVSAQNMMMSKGKNSSADIEAHVNGWIKANQSMFDGWIEEAKKAAL
- the proW gene encoding glycine betaine/L-proline ABC transporter permease ProW; translation: MSSEQIDNDPWSQSTKSEPSDQPASDPWGQASDTSPSADWLSSETVETAPFDPLNPFAEAVLPVDNWVESGLNWLVEHGRPLFQAVRIPIDFILSSFETALVSTPAPFMLIILFLVAWQFSNLKLGVATAVSLTFIGLIGAWSEAMTTLSLVMTSVFFCLLIGLPMGIWLARSNTAAKFVRPILDAMQTTPAFVYLVPIVMLFGIGNVPGVVVTIIFALPPVVRLTILGIQQVPEELIEAGHSFGANKKQMLYRIQLPLALPTIMAGVNQTLMLSLSMVVIASMIAVGGLGQMVLRGIGRLDMGLAAVGGLGIVILAILLDRITQVLGVNAGDTKLRWYRMGPVSILLNALNRGNQSKLQSRKNTNE
- the proV gene encoding glycine betaine/L-proline ABC transporter ATP-binding protein ProV; protein product: MDPILEVKGLYKVFGEDTDRAFSMIDEGADKDKVFEETGLTIGVNDVSLSIQEGEIFVIMGLSGSGKSTLVRLLNRLIEPTKGNVLLRGKDIAHISEDRLREVRRNNISMVFQNFALMPHMTVIENAAFGLELAGVEADIRKQSAFTALERVGLGPYPESYPDELSGGMKQRVGLARALACDPDILLMDEAFSALDPLIRTEMQDELIRLQNDDKRTIVFISHDLDEAMRIGDRIAIMQNGEVVQVGTPDEILNSPANDYVEAFFRGVNVASALTVKDIARKKPAAVFKKSEHDGPASALQILMDNDREYGIVIDKSSHYSGIVSVESLRKAHKENKSLVSAQLDDGLTLNPDLPINDVLGLVGGVPYSVPVVDDKGTYFGVVTKSRLLQTLDKG
- a CDS encoding TIGR02450 family Trp-rich protein, with the protein product MNRINPKKLFRSKWTAVSPVKKEKHFMVTEVEFDEGEVVRCMIEAVMTKREEDINWRDLIDNQNWLPGWK